From a single Micromonospora pallida genomic region:
- a CDS encoding thymidine phosphorylase: MTLGVVDVIAAKRRGERLPAEAIALVVDGYVRGDVPDYQMAAWLMAVACRGMDFDEVVALTRVYVDSGERFDLHGFDRVVDKHSTGGVGDKTTLVVAPTLAALGIPVAKMSGRGLDFAGGTLDKLESIPGLRLSLDRERIRAVLAEVGMVVVEQSATLVPADGATYALRDVTGTVESLPLIAASIMSKKIAAGTNGVVLDVKFGGGALTGDLSSATELATLMIDIGAAFGLRCHAVISDMDQPLGWSAGNALEIREAIDVLRGAEVPGLTEVCVTLATEAVLLSGAETDEDRAREQVRAVLRDGRAFTAFRRWVAAQGGDVAVVDDPRLLPTAPRADLVTAETTGWVRAVDARAIGTLALRLGAGRQVKNAPIDHAVGVTLHKRVGDRVVAGEPLAQVHHRAEWTAPLDQARAAFTIVPDEVKPPSAVHTVLRPRR, from the coding sequence ATGACGCTCGGCGTGGTGGACGTGATCGCCGCGAAGCGGCGCGGCGAACGGCTTCCGGCGGAGGCGATCGCCCTGGTGGTCGACGGCTACGTCCGGGGCGACGTACCGGACTACCAGATGGCGGCGTGGCTGATGGCCGTCGCCTGCCGGGGCATGGACTTCGACGAGGTCGTCGCGCTCACCCGGGTGTACGTCGACAGTGGCGAGCGGTTCGACCTGCACGGCTTCGACCGGGTGGTCGACAAGCACAGCACCGGCGGGGTGGGCGACAAGACCACCCTGGTCGTCGCGCCGACGTTGGCGGCGCTGGGCATCCCGGTGGCCAAGATGAGCGGCCGGGGTCTGGACTTCGCCGGCGGCACGCTCGACAAGCTGGAGTCCATTCCGGGCCTGCGGCTCTCCCTCGACCGGGAACGGATCCGTGCGGTGCTTGCCGAGGTCGGCATGGTGGTGGTCGAACAGTCGGCGACCCTCGTTCCCGCCGACGGCGCGACGTACGCGCTGCGCGACGTCACCGGGACCGTCGAGAGTCTGCCGCTGATCGCCGCCAGCATCATGAGCAAGAAGATCGCGGCCGGGACGAACGGCGTCGTGCTCGACGTCAAGTTCGGCGGCGGCGCGCTCACCGGCGACCTGTCCAGCGCCACCGAGCTGGCCACCCTGATGATCGACATCGGGGCGGCGTTCGGGTTGCGCTGCCACGCCGTGATCAGCGACATGGACCAGCCGTTGGGCTGGTCGGCGGGGAACGCCCTGGAGATCCGCGAGGCGATCGACGTGCTCCGGGGAGCGGAGGTGCCCGGACTCACCGAGGTGTGCGTCACCCTGGCCACCGAGGCGGTGCTGCTCTCCGGTGCCGAGACCGACGAGGACCGGGCCCGGGAGCAGGTCCGCGCGGTGCTGCGTGACGGCCGGGCGTTCACCGCGTTCCGGCGCTGGGTGGCCGCCCAGGGCGGGGACGTCGCCGTGGTGGACGACCCACGGCTGCTGCCCACCGCCCCCCGCGCCGACCTGGTCACCGCCGAGACCACCGGTTGGGTGCGGGCGGTCGACGCCCGCGCGATCGGCACGCTGGCCCTGCGGCTGGGCGCCGGCCGGCAGGTCAAGAACGCCCCGATCGACCACGCCGTCGGGGTCACCCTGCACAAGCGGGTCGGCGACCGGGTCGTCGCCGGGGAGCCGCTGGCGCAGGTGCACCACCGGGCCGAGTGGACGGCGCCGCTGGACCAGGCGCGGGCCGCGTTCACCATCGTGCCGGACGAGGTGAAGCCCCCGTCCGCCGTGCACACCGTGCTGCGCCCGCGCCGGTGA
- a CDS encoding condensation domain-containing protein, protein MSDETVSFQEESWLRSLAGQPYGAPTPVHSCWEITGPLDRRALEAALHGAAERHDVLRRSYPTPTGARVTDDVRVWWEVVPEGPEEDVRAAMLAVLRQRFVRAEPPLWRVALTRLGPDRHLLGISLDHLIMDGLSISVLLRSVGELYAAACAAPDGRLAPQAPARPYADFARRQREALAGPWGERRATYWRRVREESGPYPPGCPSGNPDGGNGPAVELRQHIPAEVADPMTARWAGHGVTEFALAAEALLQAFSEVSGTTHTGLVTNSHGRCLPGYLRTPGLFSHGIPVYRAPAAGGTLAARVGALQDRLLETIDHALPLRPVDQIWQEGLVDSGPVAQCVLGVYTARPERDLRLAGLGLRWIDLYAAVGEPIYPTLGTTCFVDWVRNSSGVHLTAQVNPAAFDDTAMDRVLRRTVELVQTGG, encoded by the coding sequence GTGTCCGATGAGACCGTCTCGTTCCAGGAGGAGTCCTGGCTGCGTTCGCTGGCCGGCCAGCCGTACGGCGCGCCGACCCCGGTGCACTCCTGCTGGGAGATCACCGGACCGCTGGACCGCCGGGCGCTGGAGGCGGCGTTGCACGGGGCGGCCGAACGCCACGACGTGCTGCGCCGCTCCTACCCGACGCCGACCGGCGCCCGGGTCACCGACGACGTCCGGGTGTGGTGGGAGGTCGTGCCGGAGGGACCGGAGGAGGACGTCCGGGCGGCGATGCTGGCGGTGCTGCGGCAGCGTTTCGTCCGCGCCGAGCCGCCACTGTGGCGGGTGGCGCTGACCCGGCTCGGACCGGACCGCCACCTGCTGGGTATCTCCCTCGACCATCTCATCATGGACGGGCTCTCCATCTCGGTGCTGCTGCGCAGCGTCGGGGAGCTGTACGCCGCCGCGTGCGCCGCCCCGGACGGGCGCCTCGCGCCGCAGGCGCCCGCCCGCCCGTACGCCGACTTCGCCCGCCGGCAGCGCGAGGCGCTGGCCGGGCCCTGGGGGGAACGGCGGGCCACCTACTGGCGGCGGGTGCGCGAGGAGTCGGGGCCGTACCCGCCCGGTTGTCCGTCCGGGAACCCGGACGGCGGGAACGGCCCGGCCGTGGAACTGCGCCAGCACATCCCCGCCGAGGTCGCCGACCCGATGACGGCCCGCTGGGCGGGACACGGCGTCACCGAGTTCGCCCTGGCCGCCGAGGCGCTGCTCCAGGCGTTCAGCGAGGTGTCCGGGACGACGCACACCGGCCTGGTCACCAACTCCCACGGCCGCTGCCTGCCGGGCTACCTACGCACGCCCGGCCTGTTCTCGCACGGTATCCCGGTGTACCGGGCCCCGGCGGCGGGCGGGACGCTGGCGGCGCGGGTCGGCGCGCTCCAGGACCGGCTGCTGGAGACCATCGACCACGCGCTGCCGCTGCGCCCCGTTGACCAGATCTGGCAGGAGGGTCTGGTCGACAGCGGCCCGGTGGCCCAGTGCGTACTCGGTGTGTACACCGCGCGTCCCGAGCGCGATCTGCGGCTGGCCGGGCTGGGCCTGCGCTGGATCGACCTGTACGCCGCCGTCGGGGAACCCATCTATCCGACGCTCGGCACCACCTGCTTCGTCGACTGGGTGCGCAACTCGAGCGGGGTGCACCTGACCGCGCAGGTCAACCCGGCCGCCTTCGACGACACGGCGATGGACCGGGTCCTGCGCCGGACGGTCGAGCTGGTCCAGACCGGAGGCTGA
- a CDS encoding TauD/TfdA family dioxygenase, producing the protein MDELGDRLDTYGFAIAEMPGSLSPQEAIDFLAKSWSLGEPYVPALYRLPGAEQFNRPYAEIRADDGGDHPGFAVRSAQEFHVDGTLDGPGDVPTVLMYCVRPAVQGGESLLFNSIGAFHALRETDPAAAAVLTRPTVLRRSSTLRGVEAHTDGPAFVVRDDGVIVNRYSDVPSTTTWIPPDGEEDALARALAFVRQESSSDGRYRLSVRLAAGECLIVRNDRVSHARQSYQDSAAQPRELLRATFGTSPQ; encoded by the coding sequence GTGGACGAACTTGGTGACAGGCTCGACACCTACGGGTTCGCCATCGCGGAGATGCCCGGAAGCCTGTCCCCCCAGGAGGCGATCGACTTCCTCGCGAAGTCCTGGTCCCTCGGTGAGCCGTACGTCCCCGCGCTGTACCGGCTGCCCGGGGCCGAGCAGTTCAACCGACCCTACGCCGAGATCCGCGCGGACGACGGCGGTGACCATCCGGGCTTCGCGGTCCGGTCGGCCCAGGAGTTCCACGTCGACGGCACCCTGGACGGTCCCGGGGACGTGCCGACGGTGCTCATGTACTGCGTACGGCCCGCCGTGCAGGGCGGGGAGTCGCTGCTGTTCAACTCGATCGGGGCGTTCCACGCGCTGCGGGAGACCGATCCGGCGGCGGCGGCCGTCCTGACCCGCCCCACCGTGCTGCGGCGCTCGTCCACCCTGCGCGGGGTCGAGGCGCATACCGACGGGCCGGCGTTCGTCGTCCGGGACGACGGGGTCATCGTCAACCGGTACTCCGACGTCCCCAGCACCACCACCTGGATCCCGCCCGACGGGGAGGAGGACGCCCTCGCCCGCGCCCTGGCCTTCGTCCGGCAGGAGAGCAGCAGCGACGGCCGGTACCGGCTCTCCGTCCGGCTCGCGGCCGGCGAGTGCCTGATCGTCCGCAACGACCGGGTCTCGCACGCCCGACAGAGCTACCAGGACAGCGCCGCCCAACCCCGCGAACTGCTCCGCGCGACCTTCGGAACCAGCCCGCAATGA
- a CDS encoding DegT/DnrJ/EryC1/StrS family aminotransferase: MTGSTMQGQQAVVDGHRLLGEIVDRLRSEDDASRRAVNLVPSENRISPLASVPLRSDFYNRYFFNARLAEEEWNFRGGQGVGDIEVRVGIPALARLAGGALVNVRPVSGMSAMFLILMALGGELGDTVVSIDPASGGHYATASVIGRLGRRPVTVGQRGGRVDVERLRAVLREHRPVLVYLDLQNSLAEIDVAEVVQTVREVSPRTRVHADVSHTLGLVLGGAHRNPLDLGADTMGGSTHKTFPGPHKGVLFTRDPELADLIARTQFETISSHHFAETLSLCLAAAEFELFGAAYAAQVIDNARVFGAELLTAGFEVVVGTDDITDCHQVWVDTGPEVDPMRFAAGLAEAGVRVNVIPDLPGFDGRPALRLGSAELTFEGARAESMSELVQIFDLVRRGRVDEAGARRMALRDNLGEPFHLRHYHPDGHDHLDGHGR, from the coding sequence ATGACCGGCTCCACCATGCAGGGACAGCAGGCCGTGGTTGACGGCCACCGGTTGCTCGGTGAGATCGTCGACCGGCTGCGGTCGGAGGACGACGCGAGCCGGCGGGCTGTCAACCTGGTGCCGAGCGAGAACCGGATCTCCCCGCTGGCGAGCGTCCCGCTGCGGTCCGACTTCTACAACCGGTACTTCTTCAACGCCCGGCTCGCCGAGGAGGAGTGGAACTTCCGGGGTGGGCAGGGCGTGGGCGACATCGAGGTCCGGGTCGGCATCCCCGCGCTGGCCCGGCTGGCCGGCGGCGCCCTGGTCAACGTACGGCCGGTCTCCGGCATGAGCGCGATGTTCCTGATCCTGATGGCCCTCGGCGGCGAACTGGGCGACACCGTGGTGAGCATCGACCCGGCGTCCGGCGGGCACTACGCCACCGCGTCGGTCATCGGGCGGCTGGGCCGCCGACCGGTCACGGTCGGCCAGCGGGGCGGGCGGGTCGACGTCGAGCGCCTGCGGGCCGTCCTGCGGGAGCACCGGCCGGTGCTGGTCTACCTGGACCTCCAGAACAGCCTGGCCGAGATCGACGTCGCCGAGGTCGTCCAGACCGTCCGGGAGGTCAGCCCGCGTACCCGGGTCCACGCCGACGTCAGCCACACCCTCGGACTGGTGCTCGGTGGCGCGCACCGCAACCCGCTGGACCTCGGCGCGGACACCATGGGCGGCTCCACCCACAAGACCTTCCCCGGGCCGCACAAGGGCGTGCTCTTCACCCGCGACCCGGAACTCGCAGATCTGATCGCCCGGACCCAGTTCGAGACGATCAGCAGCCACCACTTCGCCGAGACCCTCTCCCTCTGCCTCGCGGCCGCCGAGTTCGAGCTGTTCGGCGCGGCCTACGCGGCCCAGGTGATCGACAACGCCCGGGTGTTCGGCGCGGAACTGCTCACCGCCGGGTTCGAGGTGGTCGTCGGCACCGACGACATCACCGACTGCCACCAGGTTTGGGTGGACACCGGCCCGGAGGTCGACCCGATGCGCTTCGCGGCCGGGCTGGCCGAGGCCGGGGTACGGGTCAACGTCATCCCCGATCTGCCGGGCTTCGACGGCCGGCCGGCCCTGCGGCTCGGGTCCGCCGAACTGACCTTCGAGGGCGCCCGCGCCGAGTCGATGTCCGAACTGGTGCAGATATTCGACCTGGTGCGCCGGGGCCGGGTGGACGAGGCGGGCGCGCGACGGATGGCGCTGCGCGACAACCTCGGTGAGCCGTTCCACCTCCGCCACTACCACCCCGACGGCCACGACCACCTTGACGGCCATGGCCGCTGA
- a CDS encoding S8 family peptidase has translation MTSLRLHRRRLGSVGVLAASALVAALVGAPVTAAPPDGEILRAGGATTVAGSYLVVLKDSAVGGPAGTRVAAVSQRADALADRYGGTVGHRYGTALNGFEVRLPEPAARRLAADPAVAYVEQNHTVRPATTQLNAPWNLDRIDQRTPPLDGRYSYVSTGNGVTAYIIDTGIRLTHPEFGRVGPGYDAVDGALPADDCNGHGTAVASVVGGKTFGVAKEVRLVPVRVLNCAGSGTSAGLIAGINWVTADHQPGQPAVANISLGSTLSTALNTAVANSIADGVTYGVAAGNSNANACNFSPSSVLTAIVVGATQSNDTRASFSNFGSCVDIYAPGVNISVAGLSSGTVMMSGTSVAAPHVTGAAARVLQNNPTWTPSQVEAYLVAQATLVNNLPLLYMDPLT, from the coding sequence ATGACATCCCTTCGTCTCCACCGCCGCCGGCTGGGCTCCGTCGGCGTGCTCGCGGCCTCGGCGCTGGTCGCCGCCCTGGTCGGCGCTCCGGTGACCGCAGCACCCCCGGACGGTGAGATCCTGCGGGCCGGCGGGGCCACCACCGTTGCCGGCAGCTACCTCGTGGTGCTGAAGGACAGCGCCGTCGGTGGTCCGGCCGGCACCCGGGTCGCCGCCGTGTCGCAGCGGGCCGACGCCCTCGCCGACCGCTACGGCGGGACGGTCGGACACCGCTACGGCACCGCGCTGAACGGTTTCGAGGTACGGCTGCCGGAGCCGGCCGCCCGGCGTCTCGCCGCCGACCCGGCGGTCGCCTACGTCGAGCAGAACCACACCGTACGGCCGGCCACCACCCAGCTCAACGCACCATGGAACCTGGACCGGATCGACCAGCGGACGCCGCCCCTGGACGGCAGGTACAGCTACGTCAGCACGGGTAATGGGGTCACCGCGTACATCATCGACACCGGCATCCGCCTCACCCATCCGGAGTTCGGCCGCGTAGGACCCGGGTACGACGCGGTCGACGGCGCACTACCGGCCGACGACTGCAACGGCCATGGCACGGCGGTCGCCAGCGTCGTCGGCGGGAAGACGTTCGGCGTGGCCAAGGAGGTGCGCCTGGTGCCGGTACGGGTGCTCAACTGCGCCGGCAGCGGCACGTCCGCCGGGCTCATCGCCGGTATCAACTGGGTGACCGCCGACCACCAGCCCGGCCAGCCGGCCGTGGCCAACATCAGCCTCGGTAGCACTCTGAGCACGGCGCTCAACACCGCGGTGGCCAACTCCATCGCCGACGGGGTGACCTACGGGGTCGCCGCCGGGAACAGCAACGCGAACGCCTGCAACTTCTCACCCTCGTCCGTCCTCACCGCGATCGTCGTCGGGGCCACCCAGAGCAACGACACCCGCGCCAGCTTCTCCAACTTCGGTTCCTGCGTGGACATCTACGCCCCCGGGGTGAACATTTCCGTGGCCGGACTCAGCAGCGGCACCGTCATGATGAGCGGCACGTCGGTAGCGGCGCCGCACGTCACCGGGGCGGCCGCCCGCGTGCTGCAGAACAACCCGACCTGGACGCCGAGCCAGGTGGAGGCGTACCTGGTCGCCCAGGCGACCCTGGTCAACAACCTACCGCTGCTGTACATGGACCCGCTGACCTGA
- a CDS encoding lantibiotic dehydratase, with the protein MVDVLGGSGGPEAVSGPEMVSRPEAVSGPGGPDSLVPIGQDWGMWPVVLLRSAGHAAEQLRDFLAAAEEQRHTGSGLREVVERFVSDPWLLEALCWQNPTIVNSWLGRYATDGVSGTKRPTYYRGKLLSLGAYLQRYATRNETIGFFGPIGWAHVDQDRDLLVEVAGKGERVRHTTYFEPWALTALARSWEADPEVRWRLPVIVNQAGVLRDDTFVRPRRGPHRLTADQRLVLTHLGGSGYADELLEALRAADGPAWDRARLTEVLTTLQRAECLFWGFDITVVGGSEKVLDAQLDRLPAELRDRLRDDLHHLSRLRQDVSAAAGDATGVWRTTNALAESFETISGVDRSVQKASNPDCRELLYHDVTVDWDATLGGRAVAGLAGPLELLMETCRYASWRFATGIEDRARVVLRRDPALEAVFDELLPELNDRRPGRILRGVTAEVRQIVADLLAAEPGVVAPDGSLVHRSAALRERWRAAFAAPRAGWSAAALHSADVMLARQGDEQLWVLGEAHTTVNPLDYRFCLENQPEPGRLEALIDAATPAERFIPAMPPTPRLSPRTAPPPAAYLPDKHRYWTLWPRTAMPASVPKLSCVDLRVVEQDGTVVVVDGTGQVVARLTEFIGEFLSLAFYNTLSLFSDADRMPRVRIDDLVVQRAYQRIPVREFAPLLSAPPSRVELAGFFRERGLPRYSFIRVPGEPKPVFCDATSWVTTHNVVRLLRKVADQPEALVKVQEMLPDFDELWLTGPDGRTRTSEFRFVVQDLKGSVVQDLKGSVVQDLKGSVVQDLKGSVRQDLKDVEDPGVR; encoded by the coding sequence ATGGTCGACGTTCTCGGCGGCAGCGGCGGGCCGGAGGCGGTCAGCGGGCCGGAGATGGTCAGCCGGCCGGAGGCGGTCAGCGGGCCAGGGGGCCCAGACTCCCTCGTCCCGATCGGCCAGGACTGGGGCATGTGGCCGGTCGTGCTGCTGCGCTCCGCCGGACACGCGGCGGAGCAACTGCGGGACTTCCTCGCCGCGGCGGAGGAACAGCGGCACACCGGGAGCGGGCTGCGCGAGGTGGTCGAACGGTTCGTCTCCGACCCGTGGCTGCTGGAGGCGTTGTGCTGGCAGAACCCGACCATCGTCAACTCCTGGCTCGGCCGGTACGCCACCGACGGAGTCAGCGGCACCAAGCGCCCCACCTACTACCGGGGCAAACTGCTCAGCCTCGGCGCCTACCTCCAGCGCTACGCGACGCGGAACGAGACCATCGGGTTCTTCGGCCCGATCGGCTGGGCGCACGTCGACCAGGACCGGGACCTGCTCGTCGAGGTCGCCGGGAAGGGTGAGCGGGTCCGGCACACCACGTACTTCGAACCGTGGGCGCTGACCGCGCTCGCCCGCTCGTGGGAGGCCGACCCCGAGGTGCGGTGGCGCCTGCCGGTGATCGTCAACCAGGCCGGGGTGCTCCGGGACGACACCTTCGTCCGGCCCCGTCGGGGGCCACACCGGCTCACCGCCGACCAGCGCCTGGTGCTGACCCACCTGGGCGGTTCGGGGTACGCCGACGAGCTGCTCGAGGCGCTGCGCGCCGCCGACGGGCCGGCGTGGGACCGGGCCCGGCTGACCGAGGTGCTCACCACGCTCCAGCGCGCCGAGTGCCTGTTCTGGGGCTTCGACATCACCGTGGTCGGCGGCTCCGAAAAGGTGCTCGACGCCCAACTGGACCGCCTGCCGGCGGAGCTGCGTGACCGCCTGCGCGACGACCTGCACCACCTGAGCCGGCTACGGCAGGACGTCTCGGCCGCCGCCGGTGACGCCACCGGGGTCTGGCGGACCACCAACGCGCTGGCCGAGTCGTTCGAGACGATCTCGGGAGTGGACCGCTCGGTCCAGAAGGCGAGCAACCCCGACTGCCGGGAGCTGCTGTACCACGACGTCACCGTCGACTGGGACGCGACCCTCGGCGGGCGGGCGGTCGCCGGGCTGGCCGGCCCGCTGGAACTGCTGATGGAGACCTGCCGGTACGCCAGTTGGCGGTTCGCCACCGGGATCGAGGATCGGGCACGGGTGGTGCTGCGCCGGGACCCGGCCCTGGAGGCGGTCTTCGACGAGCTGCTGCCGGAGCTGAACGACCGCCGTCCCGGCCGGATCCTCCGGGGCGTGACGGCCGAGGTGCGGCAGATCGTCGCCGACCTGCTGGCGGCGGAGCCGGGCGTGGTGGCGCCGGACGGGTCGCTGGTGCACCGCAGCGCCGCGCTGCGGGAACGCTGGCGGGCGGCGTTCGCGGCGCCCCGGGCGGGCTGGTCGGCGGCCGCGCTGCACAGTGCGGACGTCATGCTCGCCCGGCAGGGCGACGAGCAACTGTGGGTGCTGGGCGAGGCGCACACCACGGTGAACCCCCTGGACTACCGGTTCTGCCTGGAGAACCAGCCCGAGCCGGGCCGGTTGGAAGCCCTGATCGACGCGGCCACCCCGGCGGAACGCTTCATCCCGGCCATGCCGCCCACGCCGCGCCTCTCCCCCCGGACCGCCCCGCCACCGGCGGCGTACCTGCCGGACAAGCACCGGTACTGGACGTTGTGGCCGCGTACGGCAATGCCCGCAAGCGTGCCGAAGCTGTCCTGCGTCGACCTGCGGGTCGTCGAGCAGGACGGCACGGTGGTGGTGGTCGACGGCACGGGACAGGTGGTGGCCCGGCTGACCGAGTTCATCGGCGAGTTCCTGTCGTTGGCGTTCTACAACACGCTGTCGCTGTTCTCCGACGCCGACCGGATGCCCCGCGTCCGCATCGACGACCTGGTGGTGCAGCGGGCGTACCAGCGGATTCCCGTCCGGGAATTCGCGCCGCTGCTCTCCGCGCCGCCCAGCCGGGTCGAGCTGGCCGGCTTCTTCCGGGAACGGGGGCTGCCCCGCTACTCGTTCATCCGGGTGCCGGGCGAACCGAAACCGGTCTTCTGCGACGCGACGAGCTGGGTCACCACGCACAACGTCGTCCGGCTGCTCCGGAAGGTCGCCGACCAGCCGGAGGCGCTGGTCAAGGTGCAGGAGATGCTGCCCGACTTCGACGAGCTCTGGCTCACCGGCCCGGACGGCCGGACCAGGACCAGCGAGTTCCGATTCGTCGTGCAAGACCTGAAGGGTTCCGTCGTGCAAGACCTGAAGGGTTCCGTCGTGCAAGACCTGAAGGGTTCCGTCGTGCAAGACCTGAAGGGTTCCGTCCGGCAGGACCTGAAGGATGTGGAGGACCCCGGTGTCCGATGA
- a CDS encoding serine/threonine-protein kinase, producing the protein MTGLAGAPVPGLTPLWTHDPVTAGPYRLAGRLGAGGQGVVYLGEDDQGHRVAVKMINVDLSNPRARSQFMKEIAAARRVAPFCTAQVLFADVDGERPYVVSEYIEGPTLYRHVREHGPVAGNALHRLAVGTATALAAIHRSDVVHCDLKPDNVVLGRDGPRVIDFGIARALGVSETVTSQVVGTTAYMAPERFRNDAVGPPCDVFAWGATIAFAAGGRPPFGNDSLFAVMHRVVNEPPDLPPLPADLDELIRQCLAKEPADRPKAEQVLMRLLGQDVRVTGPLRRETVLQVGNETAGAPTPNQPLPLPRSASDGSAGPAPAVHRGATAPTSAGPTPQPEPAATAPTVAGPTPQAHRAATVAGPTAQHPPLVSAPHTSAGPASGGWGRRFRREAVDAWGVSTAIFLGSVGAAAGYVASSAVNMAVATGAATFVVVYLVRLVIAMALGDRSDRP; encoded by the coding sequence ATGACAGGACTGGCCGGCGCGCCGGTGCCGGGGCTGACCCCGCTGTGGACGCACGACCCGGTCACGGCCGGCCCCTACCGGCTGGCCGGCCGGCTGGGCGCGGGCGGCCAGGGAGTGGTCTACCTCGGCGAGGACGACCAGGGCCACCGGGTCGCGGTCAAGATGATCAACGTCGACCTGAGCAACCCCCGGGCCCGGTCACAGTTCATGAAGGAGATCGCCGCCGCACGGCGGGTCGCGCCGTTCTGCACCGCGCAGGTGCTCTTCGCCGACGTGGACGGCGAACGGCCCTACGTGGTCAGCGAGTACATCGAGGGTCCGACGCTCTACCGGCACGTCCGCGAGCACGGGCCGGTCGCGGGCAACGCGCTGCACCGGTTGGCCGTCGGCACCGCCACCGCGCTCGCCGCGATCCACCGTTCCGACGTCGTGCACTGCGACCTGAAGCCGGACAACGTGGTGCTCGGTCGGGACGGCCCCCGGGTGATCGACTTCGGTATCGCCCGTGCCCTGGGGGTCAGCGAGACCGTCACCAGCCAAGTCGTCGGAACCACCGCCTACATGGCCCCGGAACGCTTCCGCAACGACGCGGTGGGCCCGCCCTGCGACGTCTTCGCCTGGGGTGCCACGATCGCCTTCGCCGCGGGTGGCCGACCCCCGTTCGGCAACGACTCGCTCTTCGCGGTGATGCACCGGGTGGTGAACGAACCGCCCGACCTGCCGCCGCTTCCGGCGGACCTGGACGAGCTGATCCGGCAGTGCCTGGCCAAGGAGCCGGCGGACCGGCCAAAGGCCGAGCAGGTGCTGATGCGGCTCCTCGGGCAGGACGTCAGGGTCACCGGCCCGCTGCGCCGGGAGACCGTGCTCCAGGTGGGCAACGAGACCGCCGGCGCACCGACACCCAACCAGCCGCTGCCGCTACCCCGCTCCGCGTCGGACGGGTCGGCAGGTCCGGCACCGGCGGTCCATCGCGGAGCGACCGCACCGACGTCGGCCGGGCCGACGCCCCAACCTGAACCGGCAGCGACCGCACCGACGGTGGCCGGGCCGACGCCCCAGGCCCACCGGGCAGCGACGGTGGCCGGGCCGACAGCGCAGCACCCGCCATTGGTCTCCGCGCCGCATACGTCCGCCGGGCCGGCGTCCGGTGGCTGGGGGCGGCGGTTCCGCCGAGAGGCCGTGGACGCCTGGGGCGTCTCGACCGCGATCTTCCTCGGTTCGGTCGGTGCCGCCGCCGGCTACGTCGCGTCGAGCGCGGTGAACATGGCGGTGGCGACCGGAGCCGCCACCTTCGTCGTGGTCTACCTGGTCCGGCTGGTCATCGCGATGGCCCTCGGCGACCGGTCCGACCGGCCCTGA
- a CDS encoding aminotransferase class I/II-fold pyridoxal phosphate-dependent enzyme translates to MPCVRYYRTIRAGVSGPCRQLGYGVNRRPVPAAVTGFLARLYADVVTHRVVEYDDAGLVPARTLVGELLGQYLGIAPLAAEQVQLFHGSTEAISFACEYAAYQGVQPVLPIPNYYSFEHSLSRYGAVEPVYYGTEGQLDRPVPTGRRRMLVDVAPNGVLGSWLWPPPPADPDDLALIDVPFSLPQFDRVDDFRAVLYRKMTAYPRWLLCMTPSKDLSVPGLRVGFLAGTEPGFAEFAAAVRFERGYSVHAAVALVVAAHLGLLLLALADRVDRAATSARLRELFDRHGVPFLDHREEAMFLTEMAAATRHFARNIDLLDECGLFEPLAGASRPVAGYSTFRWLARSFPSPDDYTRWVNRLGHAGMKVNPNYLFGAAPEYWHRLYPDRYGIRLNISVPATELRDNLRFLRRQLDA, encoded by the coding sequence GTGCCGTGCGTCCGGTACTACCGCACCATCCGCGCGGGCGTCTCCGGCCCGTGCCGTCAACTCGGGTACGGGGTGAACCGACGGCCGGTGCCGGCTGCGGTGACCGGGTTCCTGGCCCGGCTCTACGCCGACGTCGTCACCCACCGGGTGGTCGAGTACGACGACGCCGGGCTGGTCCCCGCCCGGACCCTGGTCGGTGAACTGCTTGGCCAGTACCTGGGCATCGCACCGCTCGCCGCCGAGCAGGTGCAGCTCTTCCACGGCAGCACCGAGGCGATCAGCTTCGCCTGCGAGTACGCCGCCTACCAGGGCGTGCAGCCGGTGCTGCCGATTCCCAACTACTACTCCTTCGAGCACTCGCTGTCCCGCTACGGGGCGGTCGAGCCGGTCTACTACGGCACCGAGGGGCAGCTCGACCGGCCGGTGCCGACGGGGCGACGTCGGATGCTGGTCGACGTCGCGCCCAACGGCGTCCTCGGCTCCTGGCTGTGGCCGCCCCCGCCCGCCGACCCGGACGACCTCGCCCTGATCGACGTGCCCTTCTCGCTGCCGCAGTTCGACCGCGTCGACGACTTCCGCGCGGTGCTGTACCGCAAGATGACGGCGTACCCCCGGTGGCTGCTCTGCATGACCCCCTCCAAGGACCTCTCCGTCCCCGGCCTGCGGGTCGGGTTCCTTGCCGGCACCGAACCGGGGTTCGCCGAGTTCGCCGCCGCGGTCCGCTTCGAGCGGGGCTACTCGGTGCACGCCGCGGTCGCGCTGGTCGTCGCGGCGCACCTCGGGCTGCTCCTGCTCGCCCTCGCCGACCGCGTCGACCGGGCCGCCACGTCCGCCCGGCTGCGAGAGCTCTTCGACCGGCACGGGGTACCGTTCCTCGACCACCGGGAGGAGGCGATGTTCCTGACGGAGATGGCGGCGGCGACCCGGCACTTCGCCCGCAACATCGACCTGCTCGACGAGTGCGGGCTGTTCGAGCCGTTGGCCGGGGCGTCCCGGCCGGTGGCGGGCTACTCCACGTTCCGCTGGCTGGCCCGGTCGTTCCCCTCGCCCGACGACTACACCCGCTGGGTCAACCGGCTCGGGCACGCCGGGATGAAGGTCAACCCGAACTACCTGTTCGGGGCCGCGCCCGAGTACTGGCACCGGCTCTACCCCGACCGGTACGGCATCCGGCTCAACATCTCGGTACCGGCCACGGAGCTGCGGGACAACCTGCGGTTCCTGCGCCGGCAACTGGACGCGTAG